From Achromobacter spanius, a single genomic window includes:
- a CDS encoding DUF6519 domain-containing protein: MKADLSRLTFDPVRRYRAVRMQQGRVQMDSDWNEQQDILNRRIETETADIVGPVGVPLEAPGFALAPAGKDLSLSAGRLYLDGLLCENPQPATVAKQPDMPPTASPVLPAGASVLPLPPPALTPADIDGVVVFGSGGQAAPPPEGMYLAYLEAWQRHLCTLDLPAGDTSMREVALGGPDTATREKTVWQVKLMQVGAPDAALTCLSALPAWDALTAPPDARMAARAEASVPPKTPCQLPPDAGYRLLENHLYRIEIHHDGAGAGKARYKWSRENGSILSRVVRWLDDPVANEFEVASIGRDDVLAITAGCWVEFLDDTHELLGQPGPLAQVVRTDGNTVTIDPASLIGHPLDAARFPSNPRVRRWDGVAEITPAPINSANAGWVELEQDGVEIKFSPGRLRVGDYWLIPARTATASIEWPQMPDGKPAFNAPAGVLRAFARLALLRWQGGAWTAVSDCRPLFPALTELTQLYYAGGDGQSVKPNPAMTPDVVPLPAELRAGVANGSLPVAGAVVRFTVDAGRLPNGTATQDVVTGADGVASIAWSLACDAARPVQRATAQLLRAGLPASDRYLPLRYTASLALASEVAYDPRNCADLLAEQAYSVQEALDALCRRTHGGGCCLTVGPAGDFPTLDTALRTLIGQDRMDICLCLTPGEHKLEDDLIIKGPRVRLMLHGCGAASRLMLEERMFSLDGFASVSIADLVITRRGQPGAIAFNQCADLRLSRVDCAGPAGPGNSLVRVDGSRRVHIETCRLYAAGRGNAERLDQLFARAPTLAALKRALSPDAVLDDDDDRAASALSRQPMDARKAMTTEIAALLRAGTAGNVLTMTPRIQSALTSLATQLGRETPATKRLRPAIAALAAALLADPLSCALALLDNDADTTVRDNRLRGGIALFAESGDFPELTTDQLKLLGGGIRTGKMVPEGDGTFMLQSNHLSSLRLGAEAARAMLTIIQTGGEFAAWRCLRAADNALEAYSHFPAFDAAVTGNNLLTNGDAGALIATQAKVIGNFAHNDFRLFVSGANPEVLANGGLNVVTV, encoded by the coding sequence ATGAAAGCCGATCTCAGCCGCCTCACATTCGACCCCGTCCGGCGCTACCGGGCCGTCCGCATGCAGCAGGGCCGCGTGCAGATGGATTCGGACTGGAACGAGCAGCAGGACATCCTGAACCGCCGCATCGAAACCGAGACGGCGGACATCGTCGGCCCGGTGGGCGTGCCGCTGGAGGCGCCGGGCTTTGCGCTGGCGCCCGCGGGCAAGGACCTGTCGCTGTCGGCCGGCCGCCTGTATCTGGACGGCCTCCTGTGCGAAAACCCGCAGCCCGCCACCGTGGCCAAGCAGCCCGACATGCCGCCGACGGCATCGCCCGTGCTGCCGGCTGGCGCGTCTGTCCTGCCGCTGCCGCCGCCCGCCCTCACGCCGGCCGACATCGACGGCGTCGTCGTCTTCGGATCGGGTGGACAAGCCGCGCCGCCGCCGGAGGGCATGTACCTGGCCTATCTGGAAGCGTGGCAGCGCCACCTGTGCACGCTGGACCTGCCGGCCGGCGACACCAGCATGCGCGAGGTCGCACTGGGCGGCCCCGACACCGCCACCCGCGAAAAGACGGTGTGGCAGGTCAAGCTGATGCAGGTGGGCGCGCCCGACGCCGCCCTCACCTGCCTGTCGGCGTTGCCGGCGTGGGATGCGCTGACCGCTCCGCCCGATGCGCGCATGGCCGCGCGCGCCGAAGCCAGCGTGCCGCCCAAGACGCCGTGCCAATTGCCGCCCGACGCGGGCTACCGGCTGCTGGAAAATCATCTTTACCGCATCGAGATCCACCACGACGGCGCCGGCGCGGGCAAGGCGCGCTACAAGTGGTCGCGCGAAAACGGCAGCATCCTGTCGCGCGTCGTGCGCTGGCTGGACGACCCCGTGGCCAACGAATTCGAGGTCGCCAGCATCGGCCGCGACGACGTGCTGGCCATCACCGCGGGCTGCTGGGTCGAGTTCCTGGACGACACGCACGAACTGCTGGGACAGCCGGGGCCGCTGGCGCAGGTGGTGCGCACCGACGGCAACACGGTCACCATCGACCCGGCCAGCCTGATCGGTCATCCGTTGGACGCGGCGCGCTTTCCGTCCAATCCGCGCGTGCGCCGTTGGGACGGCGTCGCGGAAATCACGCCCGCGCCCATCAACAGCGCCAACGCCGGCTGGGTGGAGCTGGAGCAGGACGGCGTCGAGATCAAGTTTTCCCCAGGCCGCCTGCGCGTGGGCGACTACTGGCTGATTCCCGCACGCACCGCCACCGCGTCGATCGAATGGCCGCAGATGCCCGACGGCAAGCCCGCCTTCAATGCGCCCGCCGGCGTCCTGCGGGCGTTTGCGCGGCTGGCCCTGCTGCGCTGGCAGGGCGGCGCGTGGACCGCCGTCAGCGACTGCCGCCCGCTCTTTCCCGCGTTGACGGAACTGACGCAGCTTTACTACGCGGGCGGCGACGGACAGAGCGTCAAGCCCAATCCCGCCATGACGCCCGACGTGGTGCCGCTGCCCGCCGAATTGCGCGCGGGCGTGGCCAACGGCAGCCTGCCGGTGGCGGGCGCCGTCGTGCGCTTCACCGTGGACGCCGGCCGCCTGCCCAATGGCACGGCCACGCAGGACGTGGTCACCGGCGCGGACGGCGTGGCATCCATTGCCTGGTCGCTCGCGTGCGATGCCGCCCGCCCCGTGCAACGCGCCACCGCGCAACTGCTGCGCGCGGGCCTGCCCGCGTCCGACCGCTACCTGCCGCTGCGCTATACGGCGAGCCTGGCGCTGGCATCCGAGGTGGCCTACGACCCCCGCAACTGCGCGGACCTGCTCGCGGAACAAGCCTATTCGGTGCAAGAAGCCCTGGATGCGCTGTGCCGGCGCACGCACGGCGGCGGCTGCTGCCTTACCGTTGGCCCCGCGGGCGACTTCCCGACGCTGGACACCGCGCTGCGCACGCTCATCGGACAGGACCGCATGGACATCTGCCTGTGCCTGACGCCGGGCGAACACAAGCTGGAGGACGACCTCATCATCAAGGGCCCGCGCGTGCGCCTGATGCTGCACGGCTGCGGAGCCGCCAGCCGGCTGATGCTGGAAGAACGCATGTTCAGCCTGGATGGCTTTGCCAGCGTTTCCATCGCCGACCTGGTGATCACGCGGCGCGGACAACCCGGCGCGATCGCCTTCAATCAATGCGCCGACCTGCGGCTGTCGCGCGTCGATTGCGCGGGGCCGGCCGGCCCCGGCAACAGCCTGGTGCGTGTCGACGGCAGCCGGCGCGTGCACATCGAAACCTGCCGTCTTTATGCCGCCGGCCGCGGCAACGCCGAACGCCTCGACCAGCTCTTCGCCCGCGCCCCGACGCTGGCCGCGCTGAAGCGCGCGCTTTCCCCCGATGCTGTGCTGGACGATGACGACGATCGCGCCGCCTCGGCGCTGTCGCGCCAGCCCATGGACGCGCGCAAGGCCATGACCACGGAGATCGCCGCGCTGCTGCGCGCCGGCACTGCGGGCAATGTGTTGACGATGACGCCACGCATCCAGTCGGCGCTGACGTCGCTGGCCACGCAGCTTGGCCGCGAGACGCCCGCAACCAAACGTCTGCGCCCCGCCATCGCCGCGCTGGCCGCCGCGTTGCTGGCCGATCCGCTGTCCTGCGCGCTGGCGCTGCTGGACAACGACGCCGACACCACCGTGCGCGACAACCGCCTGCGCGGCGGCATTGCGCTCTTTGCGGAGTCAGGGGATTTTCCGGAACTGACGACCGATCAATTGAAGCTGCTGGGCGGCGGCATCCGCACGGGAAAGATGGTGCCGGAAGGCGACGGCACGTTCATGCTGCAAAGCAACCATCTGTCCAGCCTGCGGCTCGGGGCCGAGGCGGCGCGCGCCATGCTGACCATCATTCAGACGGGCGGCGAATTTGCCGCGTGGCGCTGCCTGCGCGCGGCCGACAACGCGCTGGAGGCCTACAGCCATTTCCCCGCGTTCGACGCTGCCGTCACCGGCAACAACCTGCTGACCAA